In Pseudomonas sp. Q1-7, the genomic window GGCTTCTATGACCGCAGCCTCGCCTACCTGGCCCGCCGGCGGCAATGGCGCAAGCCGACCCTGCTGGGCCTGGCGCACGAATGCCAGAAGGTGGACCGACTGGAACTGGCCAGTTGGGATGTGGCGCTGCAGGCGACCGTAACGGACAAGGGCTGGTACTGAGACAACTGACGGCGGCACCGCGATCCCTGCGGTGCCGGTCGGTGCGGGATCAGGGCTGCTGGGTCAGATTGACGTGCGCGTTGCTCTGGCGTTCCCACAGGCTCTGCGTGTAACCGGTAGTAACCACTCCGAGGCCGAAAATGATTACCAGTACCCAGAGAATGTCTGGCTTGCGTTTCATTGATTGCCTCCCCCTTGCAGGCAAACTTCGCGCGACAACCGATGGCGAGTTGTAGTTCTGATTGTGGACCGAACGGCGGCAGCAGCTTAAAGCGCGGCATTTTCCGGCAACGTGAGCGAACACGCAATTTATGACGCCAACCGGCCGTCGGCCGGTCTCCAAGCCTGAATGCCCCGATTGAGGACGAACGTACAGGAGCAAAGTTCATGCCTTTCTGGCTGATGAAATCCGAACCCGACGAACTTTCCATCCATGACCTGCAGCGCCTGGGCAAAGCTCGCTGGGACGGCGTGCGAAATTACCAGGCACGCAATTTCATGCGCGCCATGCGCCCGGGGGAGCTGTTCTTTTTCTACCACTCCAGTTGCCCTGAGCCGGGCATCGCCGGGGTTGCGCGAATCGCCGGGGAAACCTACCCGGACCCCACCGCACTGGACCCGCAAAGCCACTACCATGACCCTAAGGCGAGCCCGGAGAAAAATCCGTGGAGCGCCCTCGACGTGGAGTTCGTCGAAGCCTTCCCCCGGGTCATCCCGCTTGGCCTGCTACGCGAGCAGACCGTGCTGTCCGGCATGCCCCTGGTACAGAAAGGCAGTCGCCTGTCGGTGATGCCGGTGACCGAGGAAGAATGGAACGGAGTGCTCGCCCTGCGTTGAGTCAGGGGTGGCACTGTGCTATGAGGGAAAGGAATCCCCCGGGGTGCATTCATGTCCCACTCTCACTCCACCTGGTTGGCCCGAACGGTGCTCGTGCTGTTCTTCCTGGCATTGTGCGGCACCAGCCTGTGGCTCTGGAAACAGTTGGAGAATGGCCAGCAGGAGCGCGTCCGCGAACGCGTCGACTATCAGGCGGGCGCCCTGGCCACCGAGCTGAAGAACAACCTGCTCGATGAAGTCGCAGCCCTGCGCCGCATGGCCTTGTCGTGGAACCATCAGGGCCGGATTCCCCGGGACGAATGGACCTTGCAGGCGAATTTCGCCCTCGCGCACTTCCCCGGCTACCAGTCGATCCAGTGGATGGGCGCCGATCTGCGCATGCGCTGGGTGCTGCCCGAAAAGGGCAACGAAGCCGCGTTCGGCTTCCGCCTGACCCGCAGCCATCCCAACTTCAACCTCGCCATGCAGGCCAAGGCCAGCGGCCAGGCCCAGATGTCCAATAGTTTTTCCCTGGTCCAGGGTGGGCGCGGCTTCGTGCTCTACACGCCGCTGTACATCCGTGACGAACAGAGCGACCGCACATTCGACGGTTTCCTGCAGGGCGTGTTCCGGGTCGAAACGCTGATGGACGAGCTGCTCGCCGGCCTCGACAGCCAGCACTTCAGCGTCCTGTTGCTGGAGTCTGGCCGGCCCATCTACCACCGGGAACAGCCTGATAGCCTGCCGTCTCTCAGCAAGCGCATTCCGCTGCACCTGCTCAACAACAGCAACTTCGTCCTGCAGCTTGCGCCGACTCGCAAGCTGGTGGAGCAACTCAGCTCGCCGCTGCCCCAGGTGGTCCTCGGCGCCGGCCTGCTCACCAGCCTGCTGCTGGTCGCGGCCCTTGCCCTGGCGCTGGATAACGCCCGCCGCGCCAGCGCCCTGCAAGCGAGCAACCAGCGCCTCAACGACGAGGTCCGCCAACGCGAGGGCGCCGAGCAGGACCTGCGGGAGAGCCGCGAACGTCTGCAGCTGGTGCTCGACCTGACCGATTTCAGCCAGGACGGACTGTTCATCGTCGACCTCGCCAGTCGCGACATCCTGCACATGAACCAGGCCACCTACGCCGGCCTGGACTACAGCGCCGATGCCTTCCGCACACGGATGAAGGAAGACCCCGAGCAATTGCTACCCGGTTTCCACGCCTGGCTGGAGCTGATCCGCCAGGCGCACCGGGATGGCGATTCGAGCATCTTCCAGCGGCAGCTGCGCCGCGCCGACGACAGCCTGCAGGCAGCGGAGATCAGCGCCCAGTTGGTCACGCTCAACGGCCGCGACTACCTGATCGGCGTCTCCCGCGACAACCGCGAACGCTTGGAACTGGAGGCGCGCCTGCAGCGGCTGTCCCATCAGGATGGCCTGACCGGGCTCTACAACCGGCGCTATTTCGATCGCCAGTTGAGCGGCGAGTGGCGGCGCCTGCGCCGACTCGGTGCACCCTTGGCGCTGCTGATGCTGGACGTGGATCACTTCAAGGCATTCAACGACCGACTCGGCCACCAGGCCGGCGACGACGCCCTGCGCCGGGTCGCCCAGTCGCTCCAGGAGAGCCTGCGCCGCGAGGGTGACGTGGCCTGCCGTTATGGTGGCGAGGAATTCGCCATCATCCTCGCCAACACGGCCGAAGAGGGTGCGCGGCATGTGGCGGCGCGGGTGATGGAAAAAATCGCGGCGCTGGCCATTGAACACCCCGCCAGTCCGGAGGGGCGGCTGACCCTGAGCATCGGCATCGCCATTTCCGACCCGGCGCGCGAGGAGCAGCCCGACAGCCTGGTATCACGCAGCGACGCCGCGCTCTACCGGGCCAAGCATGAAGGGCGCAACCGCACCTGTCTGTGGGAAAAAAGTCAGGGCTGAATAATCAGGTTGTTGAACAGCAGATCGTCCACCAGCGACTGGCCTTCCTCGCTGTGCAGGACCTGCTGCACCTGCTTGAGGGCTTCCTGGCGAAGCGTCTCCTTGGACTCGGCGGCGCCCAGGGATTCGTCGGTCTGCTGGGCGAAGAGCATCACCAGTTGATTGCGGATCAGCGGCTCGTGGCGGGTGACCTTTTCCTGGGCCTCGGGGCCGCTGACCCGCAGGGAGATATCGGCCTTGTAGTACTTCAGCCGTGGGCCGGAGCCGTAGTTGCCGACCAGCGATGGCACCAGGTCGACATAGGCGACCTTGGGCGCCTCGCCTTCCTTGGGTGCCTCCTCGGCCATGGCCAGCAGGGGTAGGGTCAGGGCCAGCAACATTGCAGTCAGTCTTTTCACCGGGATCATCCTCAGCACGAATGGCGCCTAGCATAGCCACAGCCGCGCCCGCCCCCAAGACCTCCTTATGCCGGCCCATCAGGCACAGCCATGCTGATTGACCGTCGGGGTCCCCCACCTACACTGCAAGGCCACATGCCCGGGGCCAGCGCCCCACGCCAAGGAGCCCCGTGATGAAAGCCGTCCTGTGCAAAGCCTTCGGTCCCGCCGACACCCTGGTGCTGGAAGAAGTCGCCAGCCCCGAACCGAAGAAGAACGAGGTCCTGATCGACGTACATGCCGCGGCGGTCAACTTTCCCGACACCCTGATCATCGAAGGCAAGTACCAGTTCAAGCCGCCCTTCCCCTTCTCGCCCGGTGGCGAAGCGGCCGGCGTGGTCGCCGCGGTGGGCGAGAAGGTCAGCCACCTCAAGCCCGGCGACCGGGTGATGGCGCTGACCGGCTGGGGCAGCTTCGCCGAGCAAGTGGCCGTGCCGGCCTACAACGTGATGCCGATTCCCAAGGGCATCGAGTTCAACTCCGCCGCCGCCTTCGGCATGACCTACGGCACCTCGATGCACGCCCTCAAGCAGCGCGCCAACCTCAGGGCCGGCGAGACCCTGCTGGTGCTCGGCGCCTCCGGTGGCGTCGGCCTGGCGGCGGTGGAGATCGGCAAGGCCATGGGCGCGCGGGTGATCGCCGCCGCCAGCAGTGCCGAAAAACTGGAAGTGGCCAAGGCCGCAGGCGCCGACGAACTGATCAACTACAGCACGGAAAGCCTCAAGGACCGGGTCAAGGAACTCACCGGCGGCCAGGGTGCCGACGTCATCTACGACCCGGTGGGCGGCGACCTGTTCGATGCTGCCATCCGTTCGATCAACTGGAACGGCCGCCTGCTGGTCGTGGGTTTCGCCAGTGGCCGCATCCCCGAACTGCCGGTGAACCTGGCCCTGCTCAAGGGTGCCTCGGTGGTGGGCGTGTTCTGGGGATCCTTCGCCCAACGCCAGCCCCAGGACAACCTGGCCAACTTCCAGCAGCTGTTCGCCTGGTACGCCGAAGGCAAGCTGAAGCCACTGGTATCCCAGACCTTCCCGCTGGAACGCGCTGCCGACGCCATCAACGCCCTGGCCACCCGCCAGGCCGTGGGCAAGGTGGTGGTGGAAGTCCGCTAAAGGCTGGAGGCTGGAGGCTGGAGGCTGGACAGGATTTCGCGCGCCCATCGGCACGTCCGCCGTGTAGGTTGGGCTGAGCCGGCGAAGCCCAACGGACGGACTACCCGCCGCGACGCAGGGCCTCGCTTCGCGAGGCGCCAGCCTACGGCCACACGGCATTCCTTTGTCCAGCCTTCAGCGCGCTTGATCGGCTCTTTTTCTAACGCGGCGCGTAGGCGAACACGTCGGCGCGCATCTGGTGGGCATCCATCCCCGCCGCTACCAGGGCATCGAGGGTGGCGTAGACCATGGCCGGCGAACCGCTGGCGTAGACCCGCAGCGACTTGAGGTCGGGGAAATCCTCGCATACCGCCTCGTGCAGCATGCCACAGCGCCCCTGCCAGGCATCCCCGTCGCTGACCACCTTGTGCAGGATGAGGTTGTCCAGGCTTTGCCAGGCATCCCAATGGGCCAACTGGTAAAAGTCTTCCGGCTGGCGCACGCCCCAGTACAGATGCACCGGGTGCTTGAAGCCGCTGGCGCGGCAATGCTCGATCAGGCTGTGCATCTGGCCCATGCCGGTGCCGGCGGCGATCAGCACCAGCGGCCCGTCGGGCAGTTCCGCCAGGTGGGTATCGCCGAAGGGCATCTTCACCTTGGCCATGCGGGTGCGCTGAAGCTGTCCGAGCAGGGCGATGGCGCTGTTCTCGCGGGCCAGGATATGCAGCTCGATATCCCGCCCGGCACTGGGCGCCGAGGCCATGGAAAAGGCCGAGGACTCGCCGTCGTCACGCTCGATCAACAGGTATTGCCCCGCGTGGTAGCGCGGCGGCTTGCCGGCCGGGGCGCGCAGGCGCACGCGCCAGACATCGCCGCCCACCGGCGTGCATTCACTGACCTGGCAGCTCAAGCTGCGTACCGGCAGTTCGCCCGGCGCCAGCACACCATCCCAATGCAGCACGCAATCTTCCAGCGGCTCGGCCAGGCAGGTGAACAGCTCACCCTGACTCAGCTCGGCGCCGTTCTGTCGCACCCGCCCCTCCACCAGCAGCGCCGCACAGACGTGGCAGTTGCCATTGCGACAGCTCTGCGGGCACTCATAGCCGAGGCGGCGCGCCGCATCCAGGATGCGCTCGCTGGGAGCCGTCTGGATGACCGCGCCGGAGGGTTGCAGGGTGACACGCATCAGTCGATTCCCAGAGAAGACCAGAGCTCGTCGACGCGGCGCTTGACCGCGTCGTCCTGGACGATCACCCGGCCCCATTCGCGGTTGGTCTCGCCTGGCCACTTGTGGGTGGCATCCAGGCCCATCTTCGAGCCGAGGCCGGAGATGGGCGAGGCGAAGTCCAGGTAGTCGATCGGCGTGTTGTCGATCATCACCGTGTCGCGCTTGGGGTCCATGCGCGTGGTGATGGCCCAGATCACATCGTTCCAGTCCCGCGCATTGACGTCGTCGTCGGTGACTATGACGAACTTGGTGTACATGAACTGTCGCAGGAACGACCAGACACCCAGCATCACGCGCTTGGCGTGGCCCGGGTACTGTTTCTTCATGGTCACCACCGCCATGCGGTAGGAGCAGCCCTCCGGCGGCAGATAGAAGTCGACGATCTCGGGGAACTGCTTCTGCAGGATGGGTACGAAGACTTCGTTCAGCGCCACGCCGAGGATGGCCGGCTCATCCGGCGGCCGGCCGGTGTAGGTGCTGTGGTAAATGGGTTTCTGCCGACGGGTGATGCGCTCGACGGTGAATACCGGGAAACGATCCACCTCGTTGTAGTAGCCGGTGTGGTCGCCGTAGGGGCCTTCATCGGCCATCTCGCCGGGATGGATCACCCCTTCGAGGACGATCTCGGCACTGGCCGGCACCTGCAGGTCGCTGCCACGGCATTTCACCAGCTCGGTGCGATTGTCCCGCAGCAAGCCGGCAAAGGCGTACTCGGAAAGGGTATCCGGCACCGGCGTGACGGCGCCGAGGATGGTCGCCGGATCGGCGCCCAGGGCCACCGCCACCGGGAAGGGCTGACCGGGGTGCTTGTCGCACCACTCACGGTAGTCCAGCGCGCCACCGCGATGACTGAGCCAGCGCATGATGACTTTGTTACGGCCGATCACCTGCTGGCGATAGATGCCGAGGTTCTGCCGTTCCTTGTTCGGGCCACGGGTGACTGTCAGGCCCCAGGTGATCAGCGGGGCGACATCGCCGGGCCAGCAGGTCTGCACCGGCAGCTTCGACAGGTCGACGTCGTCGCCCTCCTCCACCACTTCCTGACAGGGGCCGTCTTTCAGCACCTTGGGCGCCATGGCGATGACCTTCTTGAAGATCGGCAGCTTGGACCAGGCGTCCTTCAAGCCCTTGGGCGGCTCGGGCTCCTTGAGGAAGGCCAGCAGCTTGCCGATCTCGCGCAGTTCGCCGACATCCTCGGCGCCCATCCCCAGGGCCACGCGGCCGGGGGTGCCGAAGAGATTGCCGAGCACGGGGATGTCGAAGCCGGTGGGCTTTTCGAACAGCAGCGCCGGACCCTGCCTGCGCAGGGTGCGGTCGCAGATTTCGGTCATTTCCAGCACGGGCGACACCGGGGTGGCGATGCGCTTGAGCTCGCCGCGCTGTTCCAGGCCGCTGATGAATTCGCGCAGATCGCGATACTGCATGCGTGAGCCTCTCGAGGCGTGCAGGTCGGGGCGCAAATTTTAGCGCCGAACCGGGTTATCCAGAAGGACAAAAGGCCAGTACAGAAATGCAAAAGCCGGGTTTCCCCGGCCTTTGCGGCAACGCCAAGACTTACTTGCGCTTCATCGACATGAAGAATTCGTCGTTGGTCTTGGTGTCTTTCAGCTTGTCGAGCAGGAACTCGATGGCGGCGATCTCGTCCATCGGGTGCAGCAGCTTGCGCAGAATCCACATGCGCTGCAGCTCGTCGTCGGCAGTCAGCAGCTCTTCGCGACGGGTACCGGACTTGTTGATGTTGATGGCCGGGAACACACGCTTCTCGGCGATGCGGCGGTCCAGCGGCAGCTCCATGTTGCCGGTGCCCTTGAACTCTTCGTAGATGACTTCATCCATCTTCGAACCGGTTTCGATCAGCGCGGTGGCGAGGATGGTCAGCGAGCCGCCTTCCTCGATGTTGCGCGCAGCACCGAAGAAACGCTT contains:
- a CDS encoding EVE domain-containing protein, whose protein sequence is MPFWLMKSEPDELSIHDLQRLGKARWDGVRNYQARNFMRAMRPGELFFFYHSSCPEPGIAGVARIAGETYPDPTALDPQSHYHDPKASPEKNPWSALDVEFVEAFPRVIPLGLLREQTVLSGMPLVQKGSRLSVMPVTEEEWNGVLALR
- a CDS encoding sensor domain-containing diguanylate cyclase encodes the protein MSHSHSTWLARTVLVLFFLALCGTSLWLWKQLENGQQERVRERVDYQAGALATELKNNLLDEVAALRRMALSWNHQGRIPRDEWTLQANFALAHFPGYQSIQWMGADLRMRWVLPEKGNEAAFGFRLTRSHPNFNLAMQAKASGQAQMSNSFSLVQGGRGFVLYTPLYIRDEQSDRTFDGFLQGVFRVETLMDELLAGLDSQHFSVLLLESGRPIYHREQPDSLPSLSKRIPLHLLNNSNFVLQLAPTRKLVEQLSSPLPQVVLGAGLLTSLLLVAALALALDNARRASALQASNQRLNDEVRQREGAEQDLRESRERLQLVLDLTDFSQDGLFIVDLASRDILHMNQATYAGLDYSADAFRTRMKEDPEQLLPGFHAWLELIRQAHRDGDSSIFQRQLRRADDSLQAAEISAQLVTLNGRDYLIGVSRDNRERLELEARLQRLSHQDGLTGLYNRRYFDRQLSGEWRRLRRLGAPLALLMLDVDHFKAFNDRLGHQAGDDALRRVAQSLQESLRREGDVACRYGGEEFAIILANTAEEGARHVAARVMEKIAALAIEHPASPEGRLTLSIGIAISDPAREEQPDSLVSRSDAALYRAKHEGRNRTCLWEKSQG
- a CDS encoding flagellar basal body-associated FliL family protein codes for the protein MIPVKRLTAMLLALTLPLLAMAEEAPKEGEAPKVAYVDLVPSLVGNYGSGPRLKYYKADISLRVSGPEAQEKVTRHEPLIRNQLVMLFAQQTDESLGAAESKETLRQEALKQVQQVLHSEEGQSLVDDLLFNNLIIQP
- a CDS encoding NADPH:quinone oxidoreductase family protein yields the protein MKAVLCKAFGPADTLVLEEVASPEPKKNEVLIDVHAAAVNFPDTLIIEGKYQFKPPFPFSPGGEAAGVVAAVGEKVSHLKPGDRVMALTGWGSFAEQVAVPAYNVMPIPKGIEFNSAAAFGMTYGTSMHALKQRANLRAGETLLVLGASGGVGLAAVEIGKAMGARVIAAASSAEKLEVAKAAGADELINYSTESLKDRVKELTGGQGADVIYDPVGGDLFDAAIRSINWNGRLLVVGFASGRIPELPVNLALLKGASVVGVFWGSFAQRQPQDNLANFQQLFAWYAEGKLKPLVSQTFPLERAADAINALATRQAVGKVVVEVR
- a CDS encoding CDP-6-deoxy-delta-3,4-glucoseen reductase; protein product: MRVTLQPSGAVIQTAPSERILDAARRLGYECPQSCRNGNCHVCAALLVEGRVRQNGAELSQGELFTCLAEPLEDCVLHWDGVLAPGELPVRSLSCQVSECTPVGGDVWRVRLRAPAGKPPRYHAGQYLLIERDDGESSAFSMASAPSAGRDIELHILARENSAIALLGQLQRTRMAKVKMPFGDTHLAELPDGPLVLIAAGTGMGQMHSLIEHCRASGFKHPVHLYWGVRQPEDFYQLAHWDAWQSLDNLILHKVVSDGDAWQGRCGMLHEAVCEDFPDLKSLRVYASGSPAMVYATLDALVAAGMDAHQMRADVFAYAPR
- the ubiD gene encoding 4-hydroxy-3-polyprenylbenzoate decarboxylase, coding for MQYRDLREFISGLEQRGELKRIATPVSPVLEMTEICDRTLRRQGPALLFEKPTGFDIPVLGNLFGTPGRVALGMGAEDVGELREIGKLLAFLKEPEPPKGLKDAWSKLPIFKKVIAMAPKVLKDGPCQEVVEEGDDVDLSKLPVQTCWPGDVAPLITWGLTVTRGPNKERQNLGIYRQQVIGRNKVIMRWLSHRGGALDYREWCDKHPGQPFPVAVALGADPATILGAVTPVPDTLSEYAFAGLLRDNRTELVKCRGSDLQVPASAEIVLEGVIHPGEMADEGPYGDHTGYYNEVDRFPVFTVERITRRQKPIYHSTYTGRPPDEPAILGVALNEVFVPILQKQFPEIVDFYLPPEGCSYRMAVVTMKKQYPGHAKRVMLGVWSFLRQFMYTKFVIVTDDDVNARDWNDVIWAITTRMDPKRDTVMIDNTPIDYLDFASPISGLGSKMGLDATHKWPGETNREWGRVIVQDDAVKRRVDELWSSLGID